A part of Methyloprofundus sedimenti genomic DNA contains:
- a CDS encoding IS66 family transposase has product MNSPKPELPEINKEDRTPLVDVLLEMLAWQQKQIDELAQEILKLKGETTKPKIKPSTMDKEGAPGSDDSSSKRKKGPRRSKKGNLKIDETQIIQPNEIPEGSRFKGYQDRVIQDITFQTHNIRYRLAEYITPEGLTILGQLPEDIQGGSFGKSLIAFILYQYHHQHVTQPLLLEQIRDLGVDISSGKLSYILTEDLDDFHAEKDELLKTGLSVSKYIHTDDTGARHKGQNGYCTHIGNDFFAWFSSTESKSRINFLNCLSQGKTTLYTLNTGAIEYMAQNKLSVVILATLENISVCINTAPDWCEWLDQQGIVKPRHRKIVTEGALMGGLLDQGISSDFSIISDDAGQFNVFDHALCWIHAERVINRLIPLNDSHTKAVDDARDQFWSIYHDLKAYKLNPVTEQASSIRQRFQILCSTKTCYETLNQALGRMGKNQHELLRVLDKPYLPLHNNLSERDIRDYVKKRKISGSTRSDAGRKARDTFASLKKTCRKHGMSFWGYLKSRLLKLEGIPPLSEVIRAAAASG; this is encoded by the coding sequence ATGAACTCGCCTAAACCTGAATTACCAGAGATAAACAAAGAAGATCGCACACCGCTAGTCGATGTGTTATTGGAAATGCTTGCCTGGCAACAAAAGCAGATTGATGAGTTAGCACAAGAGATACTCAAGCTTAAAGGTGAAACCACAAAGCCTAAAATCAAACCGAGTACAATGGATAAGGAGGGTGCCCCAGGAAGTGATGACTCCTCATCAAAAAGGAAAAAAGGCCCAAGGCGCAGTAAAAAAGGCAACCTCAAAATAGATGAAACCCAAATTATTCAGCCGAATGAAATCCCAGAGGGTTCACGCTTTAAAGGGTATCAGGATCGTGTTATTCAGGATATTACCTTTCAAACTCATAACATTCGTTATCGTTTAGCAGAATATATAACGCCAGAGGGTCTTACGATTTTAGGTCAGCTTCCTGAAGACATTCAGGGAGGTAGTTTTGGTAAAAGCCTTATTGCCTTTATTCTCTATCAATACCATCACCAACATGTCACACAGCCATTACTACTGGAACAAATTCGTGATTTAGGCGTCGATATTTCGAGCGGTAAGCTCAGTTATATACTAACAGAAGATCTGGACGATTTTCATGCCGAAAAAGATGAATTACTGAAGACGGGATTATCCGTTTCTAAATATATTCATACAGATGATACTGGCGCACGGCATAAAGGGCAAAATGGCTATTGCACACATATTGGCAATGATTTTTTTGCCTGGTTCAGTAGTACAGAAAGTAAAAGCAGAATCAATTTTTTAAACTGTCTATCACAAGGCAAAACAACGCTTTATACATTGAACACAGGTGCCATTGAATACATGGCACAAAATAAGCTGTCTGTTGTAATCTTGGCGACACTGGAAAATATCAGTGTCTGCATTAACACGGCACCTGACTGGTGCGAATGGCTGGATCAGCAAGGCATCGTTAAACCTCGGCACAGAAAAATAGTCACGGAAGGTGCTTTGATGGGAGGGCTGCTAGACCAAGGCATTTCCTCTGACTTTTCAATTATCAGTGATGATGCAGGGCAGTTTAACGTCTTTGATCATGCCTTGTGCTGGATCCATGCCGAACGAGTGATTAATCGCCTGATTCCTTTAAATGACAGCCATACCAAGGCAGTAGATGACGCACGCGACCAGTTTTGGTCGATTTACCATGACCTGAAAGCTTATAAACTTAATCCTGTTACCGAACAGGCGAGCAGTATCAGGCAGCGCTTTCAAATCCTATGCAGTACCAAAACCTGTTACGAAACGCTTAACCAGGCCCTCGGGCGAATGGGGAAAAATCAACATGAACTCCTCCGTGTACTCGACAAACCCTACCTCCCACTTCATAACAATTTAAGCGAACGGGATATAAGGGATTACGTCAAGAAACGAAAAATCAGCGGGAGTACACGAAGTGATGCAGGGCGGAAAGCCCGTGATACTTTTGCCAGTCTCAAGAAGACCTGCCGAAAGCACGGCATGTCATTTTGGGGTTATTTAAAAAGTCGCTTACTGAAGTTAGAAGGGATTCCTCCGTTATCGGAAGTCATTCGTGCGGCCGCTGCCAGTGGATAA
- a CDS encoding SDR family oxidoreductase: MAGLEGFVRAAALELPCGIRVNAVAPGWVRETLVAMKMDPSSGIPAAQVALAYVRSVEGRMTGQVLDAIGRDS, translated from the coding sequence ATGGCTGGGCTCGAAGGATTTGTACGCGCAGCGGCATTGGAGCTCCCCTGTGGCATCCGTGTCAATGCAGTTGCTCCCGGTTGGGTTCGCGAGACACTCGTAGCTATGAAGATGGATCCCAGCTCTGGGATACCAGCTGCGCAGGTGGCGCTGGCCTATGTGAGATCGGTCGAGGGGCGCATGACCGGCCAAGTCCTTGATGCTATTGGCAGAGATAGTTAG
- a CDS encoding thiopurine S-methyltransferase: protein MHTDFWLERWEQNQIGFHEQEINAHLQKFWETLDIPANSKIFVPLCGKSRDILWLLSHGYQVVGVEISPLAVQSFFSENQLEPIITDCGAFQCWETEGLSLYLGNFFDLSNEHLNDCLAIYDRAALIALPSEMRQEYVQHLNKIAPALEHTLLVTLEYTQYEMPGPPFSVDDNEVHSLFGKTYAIEPLSAEDVLQNNENFRARGLSNLKEKVYRLSKRPDVIC from the coding sequence ATGCATACAGATTTTTGGCTAGAAAGATGGGAACAAAACCAGATTGGTTTTCATGAACAGGAAATAAACGCACATTTACAAAAATTCTGGGAGACGCTTGATATTCCCGCGAACAGTAAAATATTTGTGCCGCTGTGCGGAAAAAGCAGAGATATATTATGGTTACTGTCTCATGGCTATCAAGTAGTCGGTGTGGAAATTAGCCCGCTGGCAGTACAAAGCTTTTTTTCTGAAAACCAGCTAGAACCCATTATCACTGATTGTGGCGCTTTTCAGTGCTGGGAAACGGAGGGTCTTAGCCTCTATCTTGGCAATTTCTTTGACCTGAGTAATGAGCACCTGAATGATTGTCTCGCGATATACGATAGAGCGGCATTAATTGCCTTACCCTCGGAGATGCGCCAGGAATATGTTCAGCATCTAAACAAAATAGCACCTGCGCTAGAGCACACCTTGTTAGTAACATTGGAATATACTCAGTATGAAATGCCAGGGCCGCCATTCTCTGTTGATGATAATGAAGTACACAGCCTGTTTGGAAAGACCTATGCTATAGAGCCGCTTAGTGCAGAAGATGTTTTGCAAAACAATGAAAATTTTAGAGCAAGAGGTTTAAGTAATCTAAAGGAAAAAGTTTATAGACTGAGTAAACGGCCGGATGTTATCTGCTGA
- a CDS encoding NAD-dependent malic enzyme → MNKKRPLYTSYANSILLETALLNKGTAFTASERLEFNLDGLLPTVVETIDDQEKRVYHQFSELRNDLNKHIFLRNIQDTNETLYFNMLTKHLEEMMPIIYTPIVGLACQQFSRIYRRKRGLFLSYPDRDKMSDMLKNLDKRNVKVIVVTDSERILGLGDQGIGGMGIPIGKLSLYSGCGGISPAYTLPIALDVGTNNQDLLDDPMYMGWRHERVTGEEYFNFVDLFIQGVKRRWPGVLVQFEDFAQGNATPLLKKYQHQICCFNDDIQGTASVTAGILLAACQVYNSSITDQRIVFIGGGSAGCGIAEQIVKHMIKEGLSEEQALSRIYLFTHHGLLTTDMDHLLDFQQKFARDPNEISAWSSNGQAVSLLDLVRESKPSILIGVSGQAGLMTESVIKTMYAHCSKPIVLPLSNPTSHVEALPEDVIRWTDGNAIVATGSPFAPVEYQDMQKVIVQCNNSYIFPGIGLGVIASQATRVTDTMFIVASEALAECSPLVNGTGNDLLPALSQLREVSLYIALAVGLQAIEEDVAPAVSRAELEQNIQANFWSPEYREYRRKR, encoded by the coding sequence ATGAACAAAAAACGCCCTTTATATACCTCCTATGCAAATTCTATTTTGCTGGAAACAGCATTATTAAACAAAGGCACTGCGTTCACAGCATCTGAAAGGCTGGAATTTAACCTGGATGGTTTATTACCCACTGTGGTCGAAACCATTGACGATCAGGAAAAAAGAGTTTATCACCAATTTTCCGAACTCAGAAATGATCTTAATAAACATATCTTTCTGCGTAATATCCAGGACACCAACGAAACGCTTTATTTCAATATGTTGACCAAACATCTTGAAGAAATGATGCCCATCATCTATACGCCAATAGTGGGACTGGCCTGTCAGCAATTCTCACGTATCTACAGACGTAAAAGAGGTTTATTTTTATCCTATCCGGATCGGGACAAAATGTCGGATATGTTGAAAAATCTGGACAAAAGAAATGTCAAAGTTATAGTCGTTACTGATAGCGAGCGCATTCTAGGGCTTGGTGATCAGGGCATAGGCGGCATGGGCATACCCATCGGCAAACTGTCATTATATTCTGGATGCGGCGGCATTAGCCCTGCTTATACTTTACCCATCGCCCTGGATGTAGGAACGAATAATCAAGATTTACTAGATGACCCTATGTATATGGGATGGCGACATGAGCGCGTGACAGGAGAAGAGTATTTCAACTTTGTCGATTTATTTATTCAAGGGGTCAAGCGACGCTGGCCAGGTGTTTTGGTGCAGTTTGAAGATTTCGCTCAGGGCAATGCCACACCCTTATTAAAAAAATACCAGCATCAAATCTGTTGTTTTAATGATGATATTCAAGGTACAGCTTCAGTGACGGCAGGTATCCTGTTAGCGGCTTGTCAGGTCTATAATAGTTCGATTACAGATCAGCGCATCGTCTTTATTGGCGGTGGATCAGCAGGCTGTGGTATTGCAGAACAGATTGTAAAGCACATGATTAAAGAGGGTTTAAGCGAAGAGCAGGCTCTGAGTCGAATCTATTTGTTTACCCATCATGGTTTATTAACGACTGATATGGATCACCTGCTTGATTTTCAACAAAAATTTGCCAGAGACCCGAACGAGATTTCTGCCTGGAGTAGCAATGGACAGGCTGTCAGTCTGTTAGACCTGGTACGTGAAAGTAAACCCAGCATATTGATCGGGGTTTCGGGGCAGGCGGGATTGATGACTGAATCCGTCATTAAAACAATGTATGCCCACTGTAGCAAGCCGATCGTATTACCACTTTCCAATCCGACATCACATGTCGAAGCCTTGCCTGAGGATGTAATACGCTGGACCGATGGCAATGCCATAGTCGCAACCGGGAGCCCTTTCGCTCCGGTTGAGTATCAGGATATGCAAAAAGTGATTGTGCAATGTAACAACAGTTATATTTTTCCCGGCATCGGTTTAGGGGTTATTGCCAGTCAGGCAACCCGCGTGACCGACACCATGTTTATAGTTGCCAGTGAAGCACTGGCGGAATGTTCTCCGCTGGTTAATGGCACCGGAAATGACTTGCTGCCTGCACTAAGTCAGTTAAGAGAAGTCAGCCTGTATATTGCCCTGGCGGTAGGTCTGCAAGCGATTGAAGAAGACGTTGCGCCAGCAGTTTCCAGAGCAGAGCTGGAACAAAACATTCAGGCTAATTTCTGGAGTCCCGAATATCGGGAGTATCGCCGTAAACGATAG
- a CDS encoding IS4 family transposase: MFINNKFLRCQQQRIKKCAEKTDSYQFFNLLTCPELLSRIDTLLPEHRERLYPPTETLSIFLAQALSEDRSCQKAVNDAAIKRIIGGLAPVSTSTGGYCRARQRLPLAMVSDLVCQTGELINCQIPEQWRWHGRRVHLIDGTTVTMPDTVENQAVYPQQSGQKPGLGFPICRLVGVICLSSGAVLNASIGRFNGKGSDEQSLLRNIIDTFDTGDLVLGDAFYGTYFLLASLREKGIDAVFEQMGARKRVTDFRKGKRIGTRDHLIELTKPKIKPDWMTQAHYDVAPKTLLIRELSTHGKILITTLLCPKEASKPELKVLYKKRWQIEVDFRNIKTTMGMETLSCKTPEMSEKEIWVYFLAYNLIRLLMAQTALLVDILPRQLSFKHTLQLWLAWTQQTALTGTGVIEESLFVLIAQQRVGNRSGRIEPRAVKRRPKPFSLLMKPREEARAVIRKNGHPKKIK; the protein is encoded by the coding sequence ATGTTTATTAATAACAAATTTTTACGCTGCCAACAACAAAGAATAAAAAAATGTGCAGAAAAGACAGATTCGTATCAATTTTTTAACCTGCTCACCTGCCCTGAACTGCTATCAAGAATTGACACCTTATTACCTGAACATCGAGAGCGACTTTATCCGCCCACAGAAACACTTTCAATTTTTTTAGCACAAGCCTTGAGTGAAGATCGCTCCTGTCAAAAAGCGGTCAATGATGCAGCAATAAAACGTATCATTGGTGGCCTTGCACCTGTTAGTACCTCTACGGGTGGTTATTGTCGAGCAAGACAGCGTTTGCCATTAGCAATGGTTTCTGACCTAGTTTGCCAGACAGGTGAGCTCATTAACTGTCAAATCCCTGAGCAATGGCGCTGGCATGGAAGGCGTGTACATTTAATTGATGGAACCACTGTAACAATGCCCGACACCGTTGAAAATCAGGCAGTATATCCTCAGCAGAGTGGTCAAAAACCAGGACTTGGTTTTCCAATTTGTCGGTTGGTTGGCGTTATCTGCCTTTCAAGTGGGGCCGTTTTAAATGCGTCGATAGGACGGTTCAATGGAAAAGGCTCAGATGAGCAAAGTTTGCTTCGTAATATTATAGACACCTTTGATACGGGAGACCTTGTTCTTGGCGATGCTTTTTATGGTACCTATTTTTTGTTAGCTTCACTGCGTGAAAAAGGCATTGATGCCGTCTTTGAGCAAATGGGCGCGCGTAAACGGGTAACTGACTTTAGGAAAGGCAAACGAATAGGCACCAGAGATCACTTAATCGAACTAACCAAACCAAAGATCAAACCAGACTGGATGACACAAGCGCACTATGATGTTGCACCGAAAACGTTACTTATCCGTGAGTTAAGCACTCATGGCAAGATACTCATAACAACATTGCTATGCCCTAAAGAAGCATCGAAACCAGAACTCAAGGTTTTGTATAAAAAACGCTGGCAGATTGAAGTTGATTTCCGGAATATAAAAACGACGATGGGCATGGAAACGCTCAGCTGTAAAACACCCGAAATGAGTGAAAAGGAGATATGGGTCTATTTTCTGGCCTATAATCTGATTCGACTATTGATGGCTCAAACGGCTTTATTAGTCGATATATTACCACGCCAGCTTAGCTTTAAGCATACACTACAATTGTGGTTGGCATGGACTCAACAGACGGCTCTTACTGGTACAGGAGTCATTGAAGAATCATTATTTGTATTAATTGCTCAGCAGCGGGTTGGAAATCGTTCTGGTCGAATAGAACCTCGTGCAGTAAAAAGAAGACCAAAGCCTTTTTCCTTGTTAATGAAACCTAGAGAAGAAGCAAGAGCAGTGATTAGAAAGAATGGACACCCGAAGAAAATAAAGTAA